The following proteins come from a genomic window of Streptomyces sp. Sge12:
- a CDS encoding GNAT family N-acetyltransferase translates to MRPESTVLVSPRADVLTETVEGFGTVRFTPVDPAADSAVLHSWVVEERAQFWGMNGASRELVQEIYEDVDRRDTHHAFMVRLDDEPVALFQTYEPAEDRVSDCYAVREGDIGVHLMLAPAAGRPRPGFSRTLVGSLIRFAFRDPAVLRAVAEPDASNAKALALLNRLGFVRQGEITLPEIDLPEIYLPEKRAVLAFLDRPAVLPPAVAIVQPS, encoded by the coding sequence ATGAGACCCGAGTCCACTGTCCTCGTCTCCCCGCGCGCGGACGTCCTGACCGAGACCGTCGAAGGTTTCGGCACGGTCCGATTCACCCCGGTCGACCCCGCCGCGGACTCCGCGGTGCTGCACTCCTGGGTGGTCGAGGAGCGCGCGCAGTTCTGGGGCATGAACGGCGCCAGCCGGGAACTGGTCCAGGAGATCTACGAGGACGTGGACCGCCGCGACACGCACCACGCGTTCATGGTCCGGCTGGACGACGAGCCGGTGGCGCTCTTCCAGACGTACGAGCCCGCCGAGGACCGGGTCAGCGACTGCTACGCGGTGCGGGAGGGCGACATCGGCGTCCATCTGATGCTGGCCCCGGCGGCCGGCCGGCCCCGGCCCGGATTCAGCAGGACCCTCGTCGGGTCGCTCATCCGGTTCGCCTTCCGCGACCCGGCCGTTCTGCGCGCGGTGGCCGAGCCCGACGCCTCCAACGCCAAGGCGCTCGCCCTGCTGAACCGGCTCGGCTTCGTCCGGCAGGGCGAGATCACCCTGCCGGAGATCGACCTGCCCGAGATCTACCTTCCGGAGAAGCGGGCCGTGCTCGCGTTCCTCGACCGCCCCGCCGTCCTCCCGCCCGCGGTGGCCATCGTTCAGCCCTCCTGA
- a CDS encoding WG repeat-containing protein: MTGGLWGYADTSGTVAVAARFDRARPFNAAGTAPVLLGEEWGPIAASTPSTRTDWPTPSAVRPLPGPPTRRCGGVLRADGSFTPVAHPEPLTGSERWITGSDGGHGAFVRELLARPPREFYPTRSAAPCS; encoded by the coding sequence ATGACCGGCGGGTTGTGGGGCTACGCCGACACCTCGGGCACGGTGGCCGTCGCCGCCCGCTTCGACAGGGCCCGGCCCTTCAACGCCGCCGGAACGGCGCCCGTCCTGCTCGGTGAGGAGTGGGGGCCGATCGCCGCCTCGACGCCTTCGACGAGAACGGACTGGCCAACGCCGTCGGCGGTGCGGCCGTTGCCCGGCCCGCCGACCCGCCGGTGTGGGGGGGTGCTGCGCGCCGACGGTTCCTTCACGCCCGTCGCGCACCCCGAGCCCCTCACCGGTTCCGAGCGCTGGATCACCGGCTCCGACGGCGGGCACGGCGCCTTCGTACGGGAGCTCCTGGCCCGGCCGCCCCGCGAGTTCTACCCAACGCGCAGCGCGGCGCCCTGCTCGTGA
- a CDS encoding 4'-phosphopantetheinyl transferase family protein codes for MIEYVNQLGADAPVIGPAPTGPDALVWSLDTTAHILGGHRTQDALTVLDAGEREKAARLRLPGLRHRYLAAHLGLRVLLGGYLGLSPQAVPLTREDCPCCGEPHGRPAVTGNPLHFSLSHTGDIAYIALAALPVGVDIEKTPSPETVADVLRSLHPDETAELGALTPAERPEALARLWSRKEACLKATGTGLALGLVHPYVGTRPTPPPLADFTLVDLPAPDGHAAALALTHPGSTPGHGAG; via the coding sequence ATGATCGAGTACGTGAACCAACTCGGCGCCGACGCCCCCGTGATCGGTCCGGCCCCCACCGGCCCCGACGCCCTCGTGTGGTCCCTGGACACCACCGCCCACATCCTCGGCGGCCACCGCACCCAGGACGCACTCACCGTGCTCGACGCCGGTGAACGCGAGAAGGCCGCGCGCCTGCGCCTGCCCGGGCTTCGCCACCGCTACCTCGCCGCCCACCTCGGGCTGCGCGTCCTCCTCGGCGGCTACCTCGGCCTGTCCCCGCAGGCTGTCCCCCTCACCCGGGAGGACTGCCCCTGCTGCGGTGAACCCCACGGCCGCCCCGCCGTCACCGGCAACCCCCTGCATTTCTCCCTCTCCCACACGGGCGACATCGCCTACATCGCCCTCGCCGCGCTGCCCGTCGGCGTGGACATCGAGAAGACGCCGAGCCCCGAGACCGTCGCCGACGTCCTCCGCTCCCTGCACCCCGACGAAACCGCCGAGCTCGGCGCCCTGACGCCGGCCGAACGCCCCGAGGCCCTCGCCCGCCTCTGGAGCCGCAAGGAAGCCTGCCTCAAGGCGACCGGCACAGGCCTCGCGCTCGGTCTCGTCCACCCGTACGTCGGCACCCGCCCCACTCCCCCGCCCCTCGCCGACTTCACCCTCGTCGACCTGCCCGCGCCCGACGGCCACGCCGCCGCCCTCGCCCTCACCCACCCCGGCAGCACCCCCGGCCACGGCGCCGGCTGA
- a CDS encoding NADPH-dependent FMN reductase: MTTPLRIALIVGSTREGRFGPTVARWFEAVAGRRTDIELTVADLADADLPAHWTPDLSPRGRAFVERLAGADAYVVLTPEYNHSFPASLKQAIDTAGRVWRRKPVGFVSYGGLSGGLRAVEQLRPVFAELHATTIRETVSFHQFPFDEAGQPRDHEGAEQAATVLLDDLLWWGRALRTARGSDEAWSEAA; this comes from the coding sequence ATGACTACTCCACTGCGTATCGCACTCATCGTCGGCAGCACCCGCGAGGGCCGCTTCGGGCCCACCGTGGCCCGCTGGTTCGAAGCCGTCGCCGGCCGCCGCACCGACATCGAACTGACCGTCGCCGACCTCGCCGATGCCGATCTGCCGGCCCACTGGACGCCCGATCTCTCACCCCGTGGGCGGGCGTTCGTCGAGCGCCTGGCCGGGGCGGACGCCTACGTCGTACTCACTCCCGAGTACAACCACTCCTTCCCGGCCTCCCTCAAGCAGGCCATCGACACCGCCGGACGCGTCTGGCGGCGCAAGCCGGTCGGTTTCGTGTCCTACGGCGGCCTGTCCGGCGGCCTGCGGGCCGTCGAGCAACTGCGCCCGGTCTTCGCCGAGCTCCACGCCACCACGATCCGCGAGACGGTCAGCTTCCACCAGTTCCCCTTCGACGAGGCCGGACAGCCTCGCGACCACGAAGGGGCCGAACAGGCCGCGACCGTGCTCCTCGACGACCTGCTGTGGTGGGGCCGTGCCCTGCGGACCGCGCGCGGCAGCGACGAGGCATGGAGCGAAGCCGCGTAA
- a CDS encoding serine/threonine-protein kinase, which produces MESLRPGDPLEIGGYRLLARLGSGGMGEVFLARTASGRALALKTVHRELSMDADFAQRFDREIRTSDRVRCAWTVSVVDFSPPGASPQWLATEYVPAPSLGDWVRARGPLEAAAVRRLGWELSTALVSVRAAGVVHRDIKPANVLLGAERPFLIDFGIARTVRDPRHTRTGTVIGTPGFLAPEQATGTVAGAPADVFSLAAVLVYAATGRSPFLAAGEELDLPALLYRIVHDEPLLDGVPQALLPLVTECLAKDPEQRPSAAEVAARLEGGQEEGWEAVVPRTLTAEAAHRETALGRLLTASQPPAHTPATHEPRPSQTPVSTPTPAPPLPLSPPPLSTPGSGAADPSGAAQGLVPPHPADGTTPSSPAPRTDAKALLRSRGAGAAAGAVVVAAAVALAVALHGRGDGDGASPRGSASGPTSPSPTPPAATAAAASGALPAAWTGTWAGTGPGTPDADGISRARTGTFAVTVTLNGGAVGELVGRQVSDVKEATTGRNLGCTEALQLRQIRGNNAVFEAVTSHPTDPAAVFDCPRGNLYVLTMAEADRLTLESEGAQSAGAPSALTRRP; this is translated from the coding sequence ATGGAGTCTTTGCGGCCGGGTGACCCACTGGAAATCGGCGGGTACCGACTGTTGGCGCGGCTCGGCTCCGGGGGCATGGGCGAGGTGTTCCTGGCCCGGACCGCGTCCGGGCGGGCGCTCGCGCTGAAGACCGTGCACCGCGAGCTGAGCATGGACGCGGACTTCGCCCAGCGCTTCGACCGGGAGATACGCACCAGCGACCGGGTGCGGTGCGCATGGACGGTGTCGGTGGTGGACTTCAGCCCACCGGGTGCGTCCCCGCAGTGGCTGGCGACCGAGTACGTCCCCGCACCGTCGCTCGGGGACTGGGTGCGCGCCCGGGGCCCGCTGGAGGCAGCGGCCGTACGGCGTCTCGGGTGGGAGCTTTCCACCGCGCTGGTGAGCGTGCGGGCGGCCGGAGTCGTCCACCGGGACATCAAGCCGGCGAACGTACTGCTGGGCGCCGAGCGGCCGTTCCTCATCGATTTCGGTATCGCGCGGACGGTCCGCGATCCGCGCCACACGCGCACCGGCACGGTCATCGGCACCCCCGGCTTCCTGGCACCGGAACAGGCCACCGGCACCGTGGCCGGGGCTCCGGCCGACGTGTTCTCCCTGGCCGCGGTACTCGTCTACGCGGCCACCGGCCGCAGCCCCTTCCTGGCGGCCGGCGAGGAACTGGACCTACCGGCCCTGCTCTACCGGATCGTGCACGACGAGCCGCTGCTCGACGGGGTCCCGCAGGCTCTGCTGCCCCTGGTGACGGAATGCCTGGCCAAGGACCCCGAGCAGCGCCCGAGCGCAGCGGAGGTGGCCGCGCGCCTGGAGGGCGGCCAGGAGGAGGGCTGGGAGGCCGTGGTCCCGCGGACGCTGACGGCCGAGGCGGCGCACCGGGAGACCGCACTCGGCCGGCTCCTCACCGCCTCACAGCCACCCGCGCACACGCCCGCCACGCACGAGCCGAGACCCTCGCAGACACCGGTGTCGACACCGACGCCTGCACCGCCCCTGCCCCTGTCCCCACCGCCGCTGTCGACGCCGGGCAGCGGTGCCGCCGATCCCTCCGGGGCCGCGCAGGGGCTCGTACCTCCCCACCCGGCTGACGGGACCACGCCCTCCTCCCCCGCCCCGCGGACCGACGCGAAGGCGTTGCTGCGGTCCCGGGGGGCCGGGGCGGCTGCGGGCGCCGTCGTCGTCGCCGCGGCCGTCGCCCTCGCCGTGGCACTCCACGGGCGCGGCGACGGTGACGGGGCGTCCCCGCGCGGGTCCGCGTCCGGTCCGACCTCACCGTCGCCGACACCGCCGGCGGCGACGGCCGCGGCCGCCTCCGGAGCACTGCCCGCGGCCTGGACCGGTACCTGGGCCGGCACCGGGCCCGGAACGCCCGACGCGGACGGCATCTCCCGTGCGCGGACAGGCACGTTCGCGGTCACGGTCACCCTGAACGGCGGAGCAGTGGGCGAGCTGGTGGGCCGGCAGGTCAGCGATGTCAAAGAGGCCACCACCGGCCGGAACCTGGGCTGTACCGAGGCCCTCCAATTGCGGCAGATCCGTGGGAACAACGCGGTGTTCGAAGCCGTGACCAGTCACCCCACCGACCCTGCGGCCGTCTTCGACTGCCCGCGCGGCAACCTGTACGTACTCACGATGGCGGAGGCGGACCGCCTGACGCTGGAGTCGGAAGGAGCGCAATCGGCGGGGGCGCCGTCGGCACTCACCCGCCGACCCTGA